Proteins encoded together in one Solanum lycopersicum chromosome 7, SLM_r2.1 window:
- the MKS1e gene encoding methylketone synthase Ie → MDKIIESKAKKHFVLVHTLGHGAWSWYKIVALMRCSGHNVTALDLGGSGINAKQALEIPNFSDYLSPLMEFMTSLSTDEKIVLVGHSLGGLAISKAMETYPEKISVAVFLSGVMPGPNINASIVYTQTINAIIRELDNRVTYHNGPENPPTTLILGPKFLETNAYHLSPIEDLVLATTLVRPFYLYSAEDVSKEIVVSSKKYGLVKRVFIVAAENEALKKEFFQMMIEKNPPDEIEVIEGSDHATMMSKPQQLYDTLLSIANKYT, encoded by the exons atggaCAAAATTATTGAGTCTAAAGCTAAGAAGCACTTTGTCCTTGTTCATACCCTAGGCCATGGAGCCTGGTCCTGGTACAAGATTGTTGCATTGATGAGATGTTCAGGACATAATGTCACAGCTCTAGACTTGGGTGGTTCAGGAATCAATGCGAAACAGGCTCTCGAAATCCCAAATTTTTCTGATTACTTGAGTCCGCTAATGGAGTTCATGACTTCACTTTCTACTGATGAAAAAATAGTTCTTGTAGGCCATAGCCTTGGTGGACTCGCCATCTCTAAAGCCATGGAAACCTATCCTGAAAAGATTTCTGTTGCTGTATTTCTTAGTGGTGTAATGCCTGGTCCAAATATCAATGCATCAATCGTCTACACTCAG ACAATCAATGCAATAATACGTGAGCTTGATAATCGGGTTACATACCACAACGGACCTGAGAATCCTCCAACGACTCTCATCCTAGGTCCCAAGTTCTTGGAAACTAATGCTTACCATCTGAGCCCAATTGAG GATTTGGTGCTGGCCACTACATTAGTAAGGCCATTTTATTTATACAGTGCGGAAGATGTTTCTAAGGAGATAGTAGTTTCAAGCAAAAAATATGGATTAGTTAAGCGAGTATTCATTGTTGCTGCTGAAAATGAAGCTCTGAAGAAGGAATTTTTCCAAATGATGATTGAAAAGAATCCACCAGATGAAATAGAAGTGATCGAGGGGTCTGACCACGCGACCATGATGTCTAAGCCCCAACAGCTTTATGATACTCTTCTCAGCATTGCCAACAAGTATACCTGA
- the MKS1e gene encoding methylketone synthase Ie isoform X1, whose translation MRCSGHNVTALDLGGSGINAKQALEIPNFSDYLSPLMEFMTSLSTDEKIVLVGHSLGGLAISKAMETYPEKISVAVFLSGVMPGPNINASIVYTQTINAIIRELDNRVTYHNGPENPPTTLILGPKFLETNAYHLSPIEDLVLATTLVRPFYLYSAEDVSKEIVVSSKKYGLVKRVFIVAAENEALKKEFFQMMIEKNPPDEIEVIEGSDHATMMSKPQQLYDTLLSIANKYT comes from the exons ATGAGATGTTCAGGACATAATGTCACAGCTCTAGACTTGGGTGGTTCAGGAATCAATGCGAAACAGGCTCTCGAAATCCCAAATTTTTCTGATTACTTGAGTCCGCTAATGGAGTTCATGACTTCACTTTCTACTGATGAAAAAATAGTTCTTGTAGGCCATAGCCTTGGTGGACTCGCCATCTCTAAAGCCATGGAAACCTATCCTGAAAAGATTTCTGTTGCTGTATTTCTTAGTGGTGTAATGCCTGGTCCAAATATCAATGCATCAATCGTCTACACTCAG ACAATCAATGCAATAATACGTGAGCTTGATAATCGGGTTACATACCACAACGGACCTGAGAATCCTCCAACGACTCTCATCCTAGGTCCCAAGTTCTTGGAAACTAATGCTTACCATCTGAGCCCAATTGAG GATTTGGTGCTGGCCACTACATTAGTAAGGCCATTTTATTTATACAGTGCGGAAGATGTTTCTAAGGAGATAGTAGTTTCAAGCAAAAAATATGGATTAGTTAAGCGAGTATTCATTGTTGCTGCTGAAAATGAAGCTCTGAAGAAGGAATTTTTCCAAATGATGATTGAAAAGAATCCACCAGATGAAATAGAAGTGATCGAGGGGTCTGACCACGCGACCATGATGTCTAAGCCCCAACAGCTTTATGATACTCTTCTCAGCATTGCCAACAAGTATACCTGA